Proteins encoded in a region of the Phalacrocorax carbo chromosome 17, bPhaCar2.1, whole genome shotgun sequence genome:
- the TBL2 gene encoding transducin beta-like protein 2 isoform X2, whose amino-acid sequence MWRSRKARSFLCASVSLFPRAFIVWLANGETIRVYKMIKKDDGSFTFTATSGDFPKKHKAPVINIGIAETGKFVMTASSDTTILIWSPKGDVLASINTNQMNNAYAAVSPCGRFVASCGFTPDVKVWEVCFGKNGDFREVARAFELKGHTAGVHCFSFSNDSRRMATVSKDGTWKFWDTDVEYKKQQDPYLLLTGKCEVTEPCRIALSPDARVVAISSGTDIVVYNTRRGEEEERFLGVHGRCIMDLAFDTNSRYLVSCGDRAIRVFHNAAGHRAVVEEMETMLKKTANKATRERLEQQISSARKALAAIYGKKH is encoded by the exons ATGTGGCGCTCTCGTAAAGCACGCAGCTTTTTATGTGCCAGTGTATCCCTTTTCCCCAG GGCATTCATTGTTTGGCTGGCGAATGGTGAGACTATCCGTGTCTATAAAATGATTAAGAAGGATGATGGCAGCTTCACCTTCACTGCAACTTCTGGAGACTTCCCAAAGAAGCACAAGGCTCCTGTCATTAACATAGGAATTGCAGAGACAG GAAAGTTTGTCATGACAGCTTCTAGTGACACTACCATCCTGATATGGAGTCCAAAGGGTGATGTCCTGGCCAGCATTAACACTAACCAGATGAACAATGCCTACGCCGCAGTGTCGCCCTGTGGAAG GTTTGTGGCATCCTGTGGCTTTACTCCTGATGTGAAGGTGTGGGAGGTGTGTTTTGGCAAGAACGGAGACTTCCGGGAGGTGGCCAGGGCTTTTGAGTTGAAAGGCCACACCGCTGGTGTGCATTGCTTCTCTTTCTCTAATGATTCGAGGAG GATGGCGACTGTTTCGAAGGATGGGACATGGAAGTTCTGGGACACAGACGTGGAATACAAGAAGCAACAGGATCCTTACCTGCTTCTGACGGGGAAGTGTGAGGTGACGGAGCCTTGTCGCATCGCCCTGTCCCCTGATGCTCGAGTCGTCGCCATCTCCAGTGGCACAGACATTGTTGTGTACAACACaagaagaggggaggaggaggagcgttTTCTGGGTGTGCATGGACGGTGCATAATGGACTTGGCTTTTGACACCAATAGCCGCTACCTGGTGTCATGTGGGGACCGGGCCATCCGCGTCTTCCACAACGCTGCTGGTCACAGGGCGGTTGTGGAGGAGATGGAAACCATGCTGAAAAAAACTGCCAACAAAGCCACTCGAgagaggctggagcagcagaTCTCCAGTGCCCGCAAAGCACTGGCCGCAATCTATGGCAAGAAGCACTAA
- the LOC104051534 gene encoding LOW QUALITY PROTEIN: protein SLFN14-like (The sequence of the model RefSeq protein was modified relative to this genomic sequence to represent the inferred CDS: deleted 1 base in 1 codon; substituted 2 bases at 2 genomic stop codons), with protein sequence MESEDKNYCFQEHGIGLDIEQSLRACINCTETSKYFTWLQQQSHSLLFVKTWSCGGPEQKSASAKPRICSLSTGLSCRSFTSVVPTTSSDAAIFLREKESCAKHCAENGPSAKKALLNFDGGAKESPLNTQECNIQDAAARVLKRDKLMLGEVLDFTETTHIEFKHFATETILEYIRKTLPNYVSAFANTQSGYLFFGVDDSRKVTGSHTKVEKEALEETVADTMGSMPVHHFCGLQAGVQFKAYILSVYDKAKCFQGXVCAVXVEAFCCSVFHDNPESWIVTGDVFERLSIRKWTELMTAKDPDTASLTSIPGKVIEEFILEVISRHVEEKVFRSSQHGFTKGRSCLTNLIAFYDGVTGWVDEGRAVDVVYLNFSKAFDTVSHNILIDKLRNCGLDERTVRWTENWLNNRAQRVMINTQSLVGLERLPYAERLRDLGLFSLEETEGGS encoded by the exons ATGGAGAGTGAAGACAAGAATTACTGCTTTCAGGAGCATGGCATTGGCCTGGATATAGAGCAGAGCCTCAGGGCATGCATCAACTGTACTGAGACCAGCAAATACTTTacgtggctgcagcagcagagtcaTTCGCTACTTTTTGTTAAAACCTGGAGCTGTGGAGGTCCAGAACAGAAAAGTGCATCCGCAAAGCCACGTATCTGTAGCTTAAGCACTGGTTTGTCCTGTAGGTCTTTCACTTCAGTTGTCCCTACAACTTCAAGCGATGCTGCCATATTtctgagggagaaggaaagctgTGCCAAGCACTGTGCTGAGAATGGGCCAAGCGCTAAGAAAGCTCTGCTGAATTTTGATGGGGGAGCGAAGGAGTCCCCACTGAACACCCAGGAGTGCAACATCCAAGATGCTGCTGCCAGGGTTTTAAAGAGAGACAAACTGATGCTTGGGGAGGTCCTGGATTTCACAGAGACAACACATATTGAATTCAAGCACTTCGCTACAGAGACTATCTTGGAATACATTAGAAAAACTCTTCCAAATTATGTTTCTGCCTTTGCAAACACTCAGAgtggttattta ttttttggagtGGATGACAGCAGGAAAGTCACTGGAAGCCATACTAAAGTGGAGAAAGAAGCTTTGGAAGAAACAGTAGCTGATACCATGGGCTCGATGCCCGTCCATCACTTCTGTGGCTTGCAGGCTGGCGTGCAGTTTAAGGCTTATATCCTGAGTGTTTATGACAAAGCCAAATGCTTCCAGGGCTAGGTATGCGCTGTGTGAGTTGAAGcattttgctgctctgttttCCATGATAACCCTGAATCCTGGATTGTGACGGGTGACGTGTTTGAAAGACTGAGCATCAGGAAATGGACAGAGCTCATGACAGCTAAGGACCCAG ATAcagccagcctcacctccatccccggcaAGGTGATAGAAgagttcatcctggaggtcatctccaggcatgtagaggaaaaggtcTTCAGAAGTagccaacatggattcaccaagggaagatcatgcttgaccaacttgatagccttctatgatggtgtgactggctgggttgatgaagggagagcagtggatgttgtttacctcaacttcagcaaggcatttgacACCGTCTCCCATAACATTCTaatagacaagctaaggaactgtgggttagatgagaggacagtgaggtggacagagaactggctcaacaacagagctcagagggtcatgatcaacacgcagagtctggttggacTAGAACGTCTCCCTTAtgcagaaaggctgagagacctgggtttgttcagcctggaggagactgaggggggatcttag
- the BCL7B gene encoding B-cell CLL/lymphoma 7 protein family member B isoform X2 has protein sequence MSGRSVRAETRSRAKDDIKKVMAAIERVRRWEKKWVTVGDTSLRIFKWVPVADSKEKEKSKSSSSTAREPNGFPADTSANSSLLLEFQDENSNQSSLSDVYQLKVDSSPNSSPSPQQSESMSPAHTSDFRTDDSQPPTLGQETLEEPSLPSSEVADEPPTLTKEEPVPLETQVTEEEEDSGAPPLKRFCAEQNSVCHTASES, from the exons ATGTCGGGCCGCTCGGTGCGCGCCGAGACCCGCAGCCGCGCCAAGGATGACATCAAAAAAGTGATGGCGGCCATCGAGCGCGTCCGCAGATG GGAGAAGAAGTGGGTGACGGTGGGCGACACCTCGCTGCGGATATTCAAGTGGGTGCCGGTGGCGGACAGCAAGGAG AAAGAGAAATCCAAATCAAGTAGCAGCACTGCCCGAGAACCCAATGGCTTCCCAGCTGACACCTCTGCCaactcctctctcctcctggaGTTCCAGG ATGAGAACAGCAACCAGAGCTCTCTGTCGGATGTCTACCAGCTCAAGGTGGACAGCAGCCCCAACTCCAGCCCCAGTCCCCAGCAGAGCGAGTCCATGAGTCCTGCCCACACGTCCGACTTCCGCACGGATGACTCGCAGCCACCCACACTGGGGCAGGAGACACTGGAAG agccttccctGCCTTCCTCGGAAGTTGCAGACGAGCCTCCCACTCTCACAAAGGAAGAGCCAGTCCCCCTTGAGACTCAG GTaactgaagaggaggaggactCTGGTGCACCGCCTCTGAAGAGATTTTGTGCCGAACAGAACTCTGTGTGCCACACGGCCTCGGAGAGCTAG
- the TBL2 gene encoding transducin beta-like protein 2 isoform X1 has translation MEAGALGGPVLPGALALLLVLLLLVAALRRAAPPRPLAAPPDGRRVNGAATPEEHRKAKLPARARRDKPQQQQHSFAHRLLVASLKGHSGSVSCLDFSSSGKYLASCADDRTVRLWSTRDFTARQHRCLRANVELDHAELVRLSPDSRAFIVWLANGETIRVYKMIKKDDGSFTFTATSGDFPKKHKAPVINIGIAETGKFVMTASSDTTILIWSPKGDVLASINTNQMNNAYAAVSPCGRFVASCGFTPDVKVWEVCFGKNGDFREVARAFELKGHTAGVHCFSFSNDSRRMATVSKDGTWKFWDTDVEYKKQQDPYLLLTGKCEVTEPCRIALSPDARVVAISSGTDIVVYNTRRGEEEERFLGVHGRCIMDLAFDTNSRYLVSCGDRAIRVFHNAAGHRAVVEEMETMLKKTANKATRERLEQQISSARKALAAIYGKKH, from the exons ATGGAGGCGGGGGCGCTCGGCGGGCCGGTGCTGCCGGGCGCTCTCGCCCTTCTCCtcgtcctgctgctgctggtggccgcgctgcgccgcgccgccccgccgagGCCCCTCGCCGCCCCGCCGGATG GCCGCAGGGTGAACGGCGCCGCCACGCCGGAGGAGCACCGGAAGGCGAAGCTGCCGGCGCGGGCCCGGAGGGACAaaccgcagcagcagcagcacagcttcgCCCACAGGCTGCTGGTGGCCTCCCTGAAG GGCCACAGCGGCTCCGTCTCCTGCCTAGACTTCAGCAGCAGCGGCAAGTACCTGGCGTCCTGCGCTGACGACCGGACGGTCCGGCTGTGGAGCACCCGGGACTTCACGGCGCGGCAGCACCGCTGTCTGCGCGCCAACGTCGAGCTGGACCACGCCGAGCTCGTCCGCCTCAGCCCCGACTCGCG GGCATTCATTGTTTGGCTGGCGAATGGTGAGACTATCCGTGTCTATAAAATGATTAAGAAGGATGATGGCAGCTTCACCTTCACTGCAACTTCTGGAGACTTCCCAAAGAAGCACAAGGCTCCTGTCATTAACATAGGAATTGCAGAGACAG GAAAGTTTGTCATGACAGCTTCTAGTGACACTACCATCCTGATATGGAGTCCAAAGGGTGATGTCCTGGCCAGCATTAACACTAACCAGATGAACAATGCCTACGCCGCAGTGTCGCCCTGTGGAAG GTTTGTGGCATCCTGTGGCTTTACTCCTGATGTGAAGGTGTGGGAGGTGTGTTTTGGCAAGAACGGAGACTTCCGGGAGGTGGCCAGGGCTTTTGAGTTGAAAGGCCACACCGCTGGTGTGCATTGCTTCTCTTTCTCTAATGATTCGAGGAG GATGGCGACTGTTTCGAAGGATGGGACATGGAAGTTCTGGGACACAGACGTGGAATACAAGAAGCAACAGGATCCTTACCTGCTTCTGACGGGGAAGTGTGAGGTGACGGAGCCTTGTCGCATCGCCCTGTCCCCTGATGCTCGAGTCGTCGCCATCTCCAGTGGCACAGACATTGTTGTGTACAACACaagaagaggggaggaggaggagcgttTTCTGGGTGTGCATGGACGGTGCATAATGGACTTGGCTTTTGACACCAATAGCCGCTACCTGGTGTCATGTGGGGACCGGGCCATCCGCGTCTTCCACAACGCTGCTGGTCACAGGGCGGTTGTGGAGGAGATGGAAACCATGCTGAAAAAAACTGCCAACAAAGCCACTCGAgagaggctggagcagcagaTCTCCAGTGCCCGCAAAGCACTGGCCGCAATCTATGGCAAGAAGCACTAA
- the MLXIPL gene encoding carbohydrate-responsive element-binding protein isoform X5, with protein MSTENQRAQGNQPWLQGSGAGALSHDPPVLPLQAVVLEGNYWKRRIEVVMREYHKWRIYYKKRLRKSTREGELSSPKQDEDAWRPMEKWCNQLFCNVVPMLLGDEEEEPGGRQHFDLDTFLSDISDTLFTMTQTPSTHQGFPKDAYVGNADMIQPDLAPLQPSLDDMDISDIFTSHRPPPLQMQPGYQEPPCFVPMAEPLFGGGGSLMGTRGLPASPEAPLPPGTLLQPGGASQLGLHGAFLGPELPSAPLSPDPPATAPSGLSTQLRHKPLLQYGLPGKCHSPEPPGPPYAPPIQSPRAPLLGPDPQFSPASAPRSKFPYAGSPGPSLLAHPASALSAPCFTTHTPALGYAAGMVPPAPPPLLPPILLGDPRFAPPKGLCKSGAGRLKAKPSSTKVKRLPGPTTPPHLAMPNPCLSQLLTTAEQKPTLDAPHPMGSGLMPASPVSPQQSTVLDVPATFLSRMAQLSPGLASGSSPSQAVPVPVLLAGTQPGPGLLPKAERLSPTSGCGSDWPKPSRASPGPTVRLGAGISLHHPVSRQGRPESSKTESRRITHISAEQKRRFNIKLGFDTLQSLVSTLSAQPSVKVSKATTLQKTAEYICKLQQERAALQDEAQRLREQIKELNGSINLCQEQLPATGVPITHQRFDQMRSMFDEYVHSSTLQNWKFWIFSIIIRPLFESFNGMVSTASMESLTQTSLAWLDQHCSLPALRPTVLNSLRQLSISTSILSDPACIPEQATRAVAGMGRGGSSS; from the exons ctccGAAAGTCAACCCGGGAGGGAGAGCTCTCCAGTCCAAAGCAG GATGAGGATGCCTGGAGGCCAATGGAGAAATGGTGCAACCAGCTCTTCTGCAATGTGGTGCCTATGCTGCTTggggatgaggaagaggagccaGGGGGTAGGCAGCACTTTGACTTGGACACCTTCCTCTCAGACATCTCTGACACCCTCTTCACCATGACACAGACACCGAGCACCCACCAGGGATTCCCCAAGGATG CATATGTTGGGAATGCTGACATGATACAGCCAGACTTGGCACCCCTGCAACCCAGCCTGGATGATATGGACATCTCAG ATATCTTCACCAGCCACCGGCCACCACCATTGCAGATGCAGCCAGGCTACCAGGAGCCGCCCTGCTTCGTGCCCATGGCTGAGCCCCTGTTTGGTGGCGGGGGGTCCCTGATGGGCACGCGGGGGCTGCCCGCCAGCCCCGAGGCCCCGCTGCCTCCTGGCACCCTCCTCCAG CCCGGTGGTGCCTCCCAGCTTGGCCTCCACGGCGCCTTCCTGGGCCCTGAGCTCCCCTCGGCCCCCCTGTCCCCTGACCCCCCTGCCACAGCACCCAGCGGCCTCAGCACCCAGCTCCGACACAAGCCCCTGCTGCAGTATGGCCTCCCTGGCAAGTGCCACAGCCCAGAGCCTCCGGGACCCCCCTATGCCCCCCCCATCCAGTCCCCCAGGGCACCACTTCTGGGCCCAGACCCCCAGTTCTCCCCTGCCTCAGCCCCCCGGTCTAAGTTCCCCTATGCTGGCTCACCTGGCCCCTCGCTCCTCGCCCACCCTGCCTCCGCCCTCTCGGCACCCTGCTTCACCACCCACACCCCTGCGCTGGGCTATGCCGCAGGCATGGTGCCTCCGGCACCCCCGCCGCTCCTgccccccatcctgctgggcGACCCCAGGTTTGCTCCCCCAAAGGGGCTATGCAAGAGCGGGGCTGGGCGGCTGAAGGCAAAACCCAGCAGCACCAAGGTGAAGAGGCTGCCGGGACCCACCACGCCACCCCACCTGGCCATGCCCAACCCCTGCCTGAGCCAGCTGCTGACCACAG ctgagcagaagcCCACCCTGGATGCCCCACACCCAATGGGTTCAGGACTCATGCCTGCATCCCCTGTCTCCCCG cagcagagcactgtCCTCGATGTCCCTGCCACCTTCCTCTCCAGAATGGCTCAGCTGAGCCCAGGACTGGCTTCTGGATCCAGCCCTTCCCAAGCAGTGCCAgtgccagtgctgctggcaggtaCCCAGCCAggcccagggctgctccccaaGGCAGAGCGTCTGTCCCCCACATCGGGTTGTG GCAGCGACTGGCCCAAGCCCAGCCGGGCTTCCCCAGGACCCACTGTGAGGCTGGGTGCTGGCATCTCCCTGCACCACCCTGTGTCCCGGCAGGGCAGGCCTGAGTCCAGCAAG ACGGAGAGCCGACGCATTACACACATCTCTGCCGAGCAGAAGAGACGCTTCAACATCAAGCTGGGCTTTGACACGCTGCAAAGCCTGGTGAGCACGCTGAGTGCCCAGCCCAGCGTCAAG GTCAGCAAGGCCACCACCTTGCAGAAGACAGCCGAGTACATCTgcaagctgcagcaggagcgggcGGCCCTGCAGGATGAGGCGCAGCGGCTGCGGGAGCAGATCAAGGAGCTCAATGGCTCCATCAA cctgtgccaggagcagctgccgGCCACGGGGGTGCCCATCACACACCAGCGCTTTGACCAGATGCGCAGCATGTTCGATGAGTATGTCCACTCCTCCACGCTGCAGAACTGGAAGTTCTGGATC TTCAGTATCATCATCCGGCCCCTCTTTGAGTCTTTCAACGGCATGGTCTCCACGGCCAGCATGGAGAGCCTCACCCAGACGTCTCTCGCCTGGCTGGACCAGCACTGTTCCCTCCCAGCGCTTCGGCCAA CCGTCCTGAACTCCCTCCGGCAGCTAAGCATTTCCACCTCCATCCTGAGTGACCCAGCCTGCATTCCCGAGCAGGCAACAAGGGCAGTGGCGGGGATGGGCCGTGGTGGTTCCTCCTCCTAG
- the MLXIPL gene encoding carbohydrate-responsive element-binding protein isoform X6, which translates to MVPRSSLGQEQAWVAQAVVLEGNYWKRRIEVVMREYHKWRIYYKKRLRKSTREGELSSPKQDEDAWRPMEKWCNQLFCNVVPMLLGDEEEEPGGRQHFDLDTFLSDISDTLFTMTQTPSTHQGFPKDAYVGNADMIQPDLAPLQPSLDDMDISDIFTSHRPPPLQMQPGYQEPPCFVPMAEPLFGGGGSLMGTRGLPASPEAPLPPGTLLQPGGASQLGLHGAFLGPELPSAPLSPDPPATAPSGLSTQLRHKPLLQYGLPGKCHSPEPPGPPYAPPIQSPRAPLLGPDPQFSPASAPRSKFPYAGSPGPSLLAHPASALSAPCFTTHTPALGYAAGMVPPAPPPLLPPILLGDPRFAPPKGLCKSGAGRLKAKPSSTKVKRLPGPTTPPHLAMPNPCLSQLLTTAEQKPTLDAPHPMGSGLMPASPVSPQQSTVLDVPATFLSRMAQLSPGLASGSSPSQAVPVPVLLAGTQPGPGLLPKAERLSPTSGCGSDWPKPSRASPGPTVRLGAGISLHHPVSRQGRPESSKTESRRITHISAEQKRRFNIKLGFDTLQSLVSTLSAQPSVKVSKATTLQKTAEYICKLQQERAALQDEAQRLREQIKELNGSINLCQEQLPATGVPITHQRFDQMRSMFDEYVHSSTLQNWKFWIFSIIIRPLFESFNGMVSTASMESLTQTSLAWLDQHCSLPALRPTVLNSLRQLSISTSILSDPACIPEQATRAVAGMGRGGSSS; encoded by the exons ctccGAAAGTCAACCCGGGAGGGAGAGCTCTCCAGTCCAAAGCAG GATGAGGATGCCTGGAGGCCAATGGAGAAATGGTGCAACCAGCTCTTCTGCAATGTGGTGCCTATGCTGCTTggggatgaggaagaggagccaGGGGGTAGGCAGCACTTTGACTTGGACACCTTCCTCTCAGACATCTCTGACACCCTCTTCACCATGACACAGACACCGAGCACCCACCAGGGATTCCCCAAGGATG CATATGTTGGGAATGCTGACATGATACAGCCAGACTTGGCACCCCTGCAACCCAGCCTGGATGATATGGACATCTCAG ATATCTTCACCAGCCACCGGCCACCACCATTGCAGATGCAGCCAGGCTACCAGGAGCCGCCCTGCTTCGTGCCCATGGCTGAGCCCCTGTTTGGTGGCGGGGGGTCCCTGATGGGCACGCGGGGGCTGCCCGCCAGCCCCGAGGCCCCGCTGCCTCCTGGCACCCTCCTCCAG CCCGGTGGTGCCTCCCAGCTTGGCCTCCACGGCGCCTTCCTGGGCCCTGAGCTCCCCTCGGCCCCCCTGTCCCCTGACCCCCCTGCCACAGCACCCAGCGGCCTCAGCACCCAGCTCCGACACAAGCCCCTGCTGCAGTATGGCCTCCCTGGCAAGTGCCACAGCCCAGAGCCTCCGGGACCCCCCTATGCCCCCCCCATCCAGTCCCCCAGGGCACCACTTCTGGGCCCAGACCCCCAGTTCTCCCCTGCCTCAGCCCCCCGGTCTAAGTTCCCCTATGCTGGCTCACCTGGCCCCTCGCTCCTCGCCCACCCTGCCTCCGCCCTCTCGGCACCCTGCTTCACCACCCACACCCCTGCGCTGGGCTATGCCGCAGGCATGGTGCCTCCGGCACCCCCGCCGCTCCTgccccccatcctgctgggcGACCCCAGGTTTGCTCCCCCAAAGGGGCTATGCAAGAGCGGGGCTGGGCGGCTGAAGGCAAAACCCAGCAGCACCAAGGTGAAGAGGCTGCCGGGACCCACCACGCCACCCCACCTGGCCATGCCCAACCCCTGCCTGAGCCAGCTGCTGACCACAG ctgagcagaagcCCACCCTGGATGCCCCACACCCAATGGGTTCAGGACTCATGCCTGCATCCCCTGTCTCCCCG cagcagagcactgtCCTCGATGTCCCTGCCACCTTCCTCTCCAGAATGGCTCAGCTGAGCCCAGGACTGGCTTCTGGATCCAGCCCTTCCCAAGCAGTGCCAgtgccagtgctgctggcaggtaCCCAGCCAggcccagggctgctccccaaGGCAGAGCGTCTGTCCCCCACATCGGGTTGTG GCAGCGACTGGCCCAAGCCCAGCCGGGCTTCCCCAGGACCCACTGTGAGGCTGGGTGCTGGCATCTCCCTGCACCACCCTGTGTCCCGGCAGGGCAGGCCTGAGTCCAGCAAG ACGGAGAGCCGACGCATTACACACATCTCTGCCGAGCAGAAGAGACGCTTCAACATCAAGCTGGGCTTTGACACGCTGCAAAGCCTGGTGAGCACGCTGAGTGCCCAGCCCAGCGTCAAG GTCAGCAAGGCCACCACCTTGCAGAAGACAGCCGAGTACATCTgcaagctgcagcaggagcgggcGGCCCTGCAGGATGAGGCGCAGCGGCTGCGGGAGCAGATCAAGGAGCTCAATGGCTCCATCAA cctgtgccaggagcagctgccgGCCACGGGGGTGCCCATCACACACCAGCGCTTTGACCAGATGCGCAGCATGTTCGATGAGTATGTCCACTCCTCCACGCTGCAGAACTGGAAGTTCTGGATC TTCAGTATCATCATCCGGCCCCTCTTTGAGTCTTTCAACGGCATGGTCTCCACGGCCAGCATGGAGAGCCTCACCCAGACGTCTCTCGCCTGGCTGGACCAGCACTGTTCCCTCCCAGCGCTTCGGCCAA CCGTCCTGAACTCCCTCCGGCAGCTAAGCATTTCCACCTCCATCCTGAGTGACCCAGCCTGCATTCCCGAGCAGGCAACAAGGGCAGTGGCGGGGATGGGCCGTGGTGGTTCCTCCTCCTAG
- the BCL7B gene encoding B-cell CLL/lymphoma 7 protein family member B isoform X1, with product MSGRSVRAETRSRAKDDIKKVMAAIERVRRWEKKWVTVGDTSLRIFKWVPVADSKEKEKSKSSSSTAREPNGFPADTSANSSLLLEFQGAVSADENSNQSSLSDVYQLKVDSSPNSSPSPQQSESMSPAHTSDFRTDDSQPPTLGQETLEEPSLPSSEVADEPPTLTKEEPVPLETQVTEEEEDSGAPPLKRFCAEQNSVCHTASES from the exons ATGTCGGGCCGCTCGGTGCGCGCCGAGACCCGCAGCCGCGCCAAGGATGACATCAAAAAAGTGATGGCGGCCATCGAGCGCGTCCGCAGATG GGAGAAGAAGTGGGTGACGGTGGGCGACACCTCGCTGCGGATATTCAAGTGGGTGCCGGTGGCGGACAGCAAGGAG AAAGAGAAATCCAAATCAAGTAGCAGCACTGCCCGAGAACCCAATGGCTTCCCAGCTGACACCTCTGCCaactcctctctcctcctggaGTTCCAGG GTGCTGTTTCTGCAGATGAGAACAGCAACCAGAGCTCTCTGTCGGATGTCTACCAGCTCAAGGTGGACAGCAGCCCCAACTCCAGCCCCAGTCCCCAGCAGAGCGAGTCCATGAGTCCTGCCCACACGTCCGACTTCCGCACGGATGACTCGCAGCCACCCACACTGGGGCAGGAGACACTGGAAG agccttccctGCCTTCCTCGGAAGTTGCAGACGAGCCTCCCACTCTCACAAAGGAAGAGCCAGTCCCCCTTGAGACTCAG GTaactgaagaggaggaggactCTGGTGCACCGCCTCTGAAGAGATTTTGTGCCGAACAGAACTCTGTGTGCCACACGGCCTCGGAGAGCTAG